The following are from one region of the Acidobacteriota bacterium genome:
- a CDS encoding SUMF1/EgtB/PvdO family nonheme iron enzyme, giving the protein MMYCDICKADFPDGMTYCKWCGQVLREKRTVTTHLQKCPVCSTPVQGDWAFCNSCGANILQAAQEPISPICARCGAVVPFGVTNCLRCGEVVAAAPFSQTAPAPVIPEPPPALRPSKVHCSFCGAMLSEGAAYCKTCGNAVTTPSGQHPAQFATQVHVPPAEVEEANKPTQEVQSSTIEISSLPTVEADSETVALSSIPQSKPQAPTPPPQAVTDKIEIETLAIHSLTDAINNADSETVALKPDTTTSPVSSVTAPTESVFNGVEPEISFFIEPEKPQVQEPVAKPAPPETALPVEESWQMITSEPVQPPASTQVSGAPVPPAISEPDTHTKVVSSFTSEKADEPVFAKPKTDEYATPYPVTPPPTVEPPGTQPFQSAANDLLGDAFSNAPTKQVPILTPPVNQPMQAPPVVAYPQPAQQPMPHPPVQHPPFPSQKKKGFPVLPLAMVLIILAGAAAAIWWFVLRKPEPPAANTNTSANTNTSTTANTNTANSNTNAPPATPEGMALVAGGTYTIGRDDGEDIEKPKHTVTLKAFYIDKTEVTNSEYKKFIDATGHAAPSDWANGVFKAGQDNFPVVNITWQDATDYAKWAGKRLPTEAEWEAAARGLEGKKYPWGNEFKSGMANIQTKAITEVGKFPAGQSASGAVDMIGNVWEWTADTFALYPGNADKIPEEASGNYRVIRGGAFDGDQRHDGSYRGYVEADKAFPKTGFRCVKDATQ; this is encoded by the coding sequence ATGATGTATTGTGACATTTGTAAAGCTGATTTTCCTGATGGAATGACATACTGCAAATGGTGCGGGCAAGTCCTGCGTGAAAAGCGCACCGTCACCACGCACCTGCAAAAATGCCCGGTCTGTTCAACTCCCGTACAAGGCGATTGGGCGTTTTGCAATAGTTGCGGAGCCAATATTTTACAGGCTGCGCAGGAACCGATTAGTCCGATTTGCGCGCGCTGCGGCGCGGTCGTGCCATTTGGTGTAACCAATTGTTTACGTTGCGGTGAAGTGGTTGCCGCCGCACCGTTCTCACAAACGGCACCCGCTCCGGTAATTCCCGAACCACCGCCTGCCCTGCGCCCTTCAAAAGTCCATTGTTCGTTTTGCGGCGCAATGTTAAGCGAAGGCGCAGCCTACTGCAAAACCTGCGGGAACGCAGTCACCACGCCATCGGGACAACACCCGGCGCAATTTGCCACACAGGTTCATGTGCCACCGGCAGAGGTCGAAGAGGCTAACAAACCGACACAGGAAGTTCAAAGCAGCACCATTGAGATCAGTTCCCTGCCAACTGTTGAGGCAGATAGTGAAACCGTCGCGTTATCATCAATCCCTCAATCCAAACCGCAGGCTCCAACGCCACCACCGCAAGCAGTAACCGATAAAATCGAAATTGAAACGCTGGCGATTCACAGCCTGACCGATGCCATCAACAATGCCGACTCGGAAACTGTGGCGTTAAAACCCGACACGACGACCAGCCCGGTGTCTTCCGTAACCGCACCAACCGAATCGGTTTTCAATGGTGTTGAACCGGAGATTTCGTTTTTTATTGAACCGGAAAAACCGCAGGTTCAGGAACCGGTTGCAAAACCTGCACCGCCGGAAACCGCACTGCCGGTTGAAGAAAGCTGGCAGATGATTACCTCTGAGCCGGTTCAGCCGCCCGCTTCAACGCAGGTGTCCGGTGCACCGGTTCCCCCGGCGATTTCCGAACCCGACACCCATACCAAAGTGGTCTCTTCATTCACTTCGGAAAAAGCCGACGAACCGGTATTCGCGAAACCTAAAACCGATGAATACGCGACGCCTTATCCGGTAACCCCGCCGCCAACTGTTGAGCCGCCCGGCACACAACCTTTTCAATCGGCAGCAAACGATCTGCTCGGTGATGCTTTTTCCAATGCGCCGACCAAACAGGTTCCGATTTTAACGCCACCCGTTAATCAGCCTATGCAAGCGCCGCCGGTTGTCGCTTATCCGCAACCGGCGCAACAGCCCATGCCACACCCACCGGTTCAGCATCCGCCTTTCCCTTCGCAAAAAAAGAAGGGCTTTCCGGTGTTACCGCTGGCGATGGTTTTAATCATCCTGGCGGGCGCAGCCGCAGCCATCTGGTGGTTTGTGCTGAGAAAACCCGAACCCCCAGCCGCGAACACCAACACCTCGGCAAACACCAACACTTCGACAACCGCCAATACCAATACGGCAAACAGTAACACCAATGCGCCACCGGCAACCCCCGAAGGCATGGCGCTGGTCGCAGGCGGAACTTACACCATCGGCAGAGATGACGGCGAGGATATTGAAAAGCCCAAACACACCGTCACCCTCAAAGCTTTTTACATAGACAAAACCGAAGTCACCAACAGCGAATATAAAAAATTCATCGACGCGACAGGTCACGCGGCACCGTCCGATTGGGCAAACGGCGTCTTTAAAGCCGGGCAGGATAATTTTCCGGTGGTCAACATCACCTGGCAGGACGCCACTGATTATGCGAAATGGGCTGGCAAACGGTTGCCTACGGAAGCCGAATGGGAAGCCGCCGCCCGCGGACTCGAAGGCAAGAAATACCCCTGGGGCAATGAATTCAAATCCGGTATGGCAAACATTCAGACCAAAGCCATCACCGAAGTCGGCAAATTTCCTGCTGGGCAAAGCGCCAGCGGCGCGGTCGATATGATTGGCAATGTCTGGGAATGGACTGCCGATACCTTTGCCCTCTATCCGGGCAACGCAGACAAAATTCCCGAAGAGGCATCAGGCAATTATCGCGTCATTCGCGGCGGCGCATTTGATGGCGACCAACGCCACGATGGGTCGTACAGAGGTTATGTTGAAGCCGACAAAGCCTTCCCGAAAACCGGATTCCGTTGTGTGAAAGATGCTACACAGTAG
- a CDS encoding polyprenyl synthetase family protein → MSTGLTVEEHQSANVQMSPIEIFSLIRPELLRVEEELAHQAQSVSATVSEVVTHLFESGGKRVRPALLILAARAAGDPASQSAIRMGAVMEMLHSATLIHDDIIDEASVRRGRASANAKWGNNVSVLVGDWLYMTAFDVSLHERSFEILEALTEMTRLMVEGEILQLSLIGNSAITENQHLEIVRRKTAFMFRACAEIGALVAKTNAEQRRALAHYGLSVGIAFQLIDDVLDFISTEDKLGKPVVNDLREGKLTLPLIYLLEAHPEYRSKLETVMHEGGFESVSIEEVLELIENHGSLSRARDEAFRYAKEATQALSVLPDSDYRNALLSIPQFIIEREM, encoded by the coding sequence ATGTCAACCGGTTTGACCGTTGAGGAACATCAATCCGCCAACGTACAGATGTCACCTATAGAGATTTTTTCACTCATTCGCCCGGAATTATTGCGCGTTGAAGAAGAGCTTGCCCATCAGGCGCAATCGGTTTCCGCTACGGTTTCGGAAGTGGTCACCCACCTGTTTGAAAGCGGCGGCAAACGGGTTCGCCCGGCGCTTTTGATTCTTGCCGCCAGAGCCGCAGGCGACCCCGCTTCGCAATCGGCAATTCGTATGGGCGCAGTGATGGAGATGTTGCATTCGGCAACTCTCATTCACGACGACATCATTGATGAGGCAAGTGTGCGTCGCGGTCGCGCCTCGGCAAATGCCAAATGGGGCAACAACGTTTCGGTGCTCGTCGGTGACTGGCTCTACATGACGGCGTTTGATGTCAGTTTACACGAACGCAGTTTTGAAATTCTTGAAGCGCTTACGGAGATGACCCGGTTGATGGTCGAAGGTGAAATTCTGCAACTCTCACTGATCGGCAATTCGGCAATTACTGAAAACCAACATCTGGAAATCGTGCGGCGCAAAACCGCCTTTATGTTTCGCGCCTGTGCGGAAATCGGCGCGCTGGTTGCCAAAACCAACGCCGAGCAGCGACGCGCCCTGGCGCATTACGGGTTATCGGTGGGCATCGCTTTTCAATTGATTGATGATGTCCTGGATTTCATCTCCACCGAAGACAAACTCGGAAAACCCGTGGTCAATGATTTACGCGAAGGCAAGCTGACCTTGCCGCTTATCTATTTACTCGAAGCCCATCCCGAATATCGCAGTAAACTGGAAACCGTGATGCATGAAGGCGGCTTTGAATCGGTTTCGATTGAAGAGGTTCTCGAGTTAATCGAAAACCATGGCTCACTCAGTCGCGCCCGTGATGAAGCCTTTCGCTATGCAAAGGAAGCCACTCAGGCGCTCAGCGTGCTTCCCGATTCCGATTACCGCAACGCGCTGCTCAGCATTCCGCAGTTCATCATTGAACGCGAGATGTAA
- a CDS encoding thymidine kinase produces MDGFNQKGGWIEVIAGGMFSGKSEELIRRVRRAEIARQRVQIFKPVIDDRFDTKRIVSRDNRTVEAIAVSSTKELRNHLTFGVRVVGVDEVQFFDNDIVDVCMELADAGVRVIVAGLDQDYMRRPFGPMPALLAVAEYVAKMHAVCVRCGNAAHYSQRVSGGNSQIEVGDISYEARCRQCYEIYRANEEARTEQAKVEQVGVRS; encoded by the coding sequence ATGGACGGATTTAATCAAAAAGGTGGGTGGATAGAAGTGATCGCGGGGGGCATGTTCAGCGGCAAAAGCGAAGAATTGATTCGCCGGGTCAGACGCGCGGAAATTGCCCGCCAGCGCGTGCAGATTTTCAAGCCGGTCATTGATGACCGCTTCGATACCAAACGAATTGTGTCGCGCGATAATCGCACGGTTGAAGCCATCGCCGTCAGCAGCACCAAAGAATTGCGCAATCATTTGACCTTTGGCGTGCGCGTGGTCGGCGTTGATGAAGTGCAATTCTTCGATAATGACATCGTCGATGTCTGTATGGAACTTGCAGACGCCGGGGTTCGCGTAATTGTCGCGGGACTCGATCAGGATTATATGCGGCGACCGTTTGGGCCGATGCCCGCGCTTTTGGCGGTTGCCGAGTATGTTGCCAAGATGCACGCGGTCTGTGTGCGTTGTGGCAATGCCGCGCATTATTCACAGCGGGTTTCGGGCGGCAATTCGCAAATCGAAGTCGGCGATATTTCTTATGAAGCGCGTTGTCGGCAATGCTATGAAATTTACCGCGCCAACGAAGAAGCGCGAACCGAACAGGCAAAAGTCGAACAGGTTGGCGTCCGTTCGTAA
- a CDS encoding tetratricopeptide repeat protein, with translation MDKLEEKTAFVSLQTGIGDMPFGKDEYLTERDAGRKREALNFFQRAYEAQMDGNLDEAADWYKQSIEIYPTAEAHTFLGWTYSFMGMPDEAIEECHQAIAVDPDFGNPYNDIGAYLIDQGDLRNAIDWLEKAKQARRYEPVFYPYFNLGRVYQTQGKLFEALNEYKTAIDLNPNYKLAIKAFRTVQSKLN, from the coding sequence ATGGATAAGCTTGAAGAAAAAACCGCATTCGTCAGTTTGCAAACCGGCATCGGAGACATGCCTTTCGGCAAGGATGAATACCTGACGGAACGTGATGCCGGGCGCAAACGCGAGGCATTGAATTTTTTCCAGCGAGCTTATGAAGCGCAAATGGATGGCAATCTTGATGAAGCAGCGGATTGGTACAAACAGTCGATTGAAATTTATCCGACCGCCGAAGCTCATACCTTTTTAGGCTGGACTTATAGTTTTATGGGGATGCCCGACGAAGCGATTGAAGAATGCCATCAAGCCATTGCCGTTGACCCGGATTTCGGCAACCCGTACAACGACATCGGGGCTTATTTGATTGACCAGGGCGATTTGCGCAATGCCATTGACTGGCTCGAAAAAGCCAAACAGGCGCGGCGTTATGAGCCGGTATTTTATCCCTATTTCAATTTGGGTCGGGTCTATCAAACGCAAGGGAAGTTATTCGAGGCATTAAACGAATATAAAACCGCCATCGATTTGAACCCGAATTACAAACTGGCAATCAAAGCGTTTAGAACAGTACAAAGCAAGCTCAATTAA
- a CDS encoding cupin domain-containing protein, producing the protein MITSFKNLLSEKRFSAEKMQKVNLFETDKMFADLYCLEPGQEQKIHAHQGADKIYVVLDGKALFHIGGEAHELGKDNVVFAPADVAHGVRNASSERVSLLVFMAPNPNKV; encoded by the coding sequence GTGATAACCTCATTTAAAAATCTTCTGTCCGAAAAACGCTTTTCTGCTGAAAAGATGCAGAAGGTCAATCTGTTTGAAACCGACAAGATGTTTGCCGACCTCTATTGTCTGGAACCCGGTCAGGAACAGAAGATTCACGCGCACCAGGGTGCAGATAAAATCTATGTCGTCCTGGATGGCAAAGCGCTTTTTCACATCGGCGGTGAAGCCCATGAATTAGGGAAAGATAATGTGGTATTCGCACCCGCAGATGTGGCGCACGGGGTTCGCAACGCTTCGAGTGAACGGGTTTCGCTGCTGGTCTTTATGGCTCCCAATCCGAATAAAGTGTAA
- a CDS encoding photosynthetic reaction center cytochrome c subunit family protein yields MKKDEIGFGIVGILLGLFIGFFVANWTWKPPANAPATPGSASPQTSVNSGDTPQLPAGHPTVDPNNPTPARPLTPEEQARGTTSPTTPVGGVELPSLDPLPASSTEERAEKKYKNIQLLKGLPSERINKIMFAFKDSLGVECTYCHIPDHFEKDDKPTKQTARKMIALVRETNAKLGSTGRVSCFTCHRGQAKPAE; encoded by the coding sequence ATGAAAAAAGACGAAATTGGTTTTGGCATAGTCGGCATTCTACTGGGTTTGTTTATCGGTTTTTTCGTGGCAAACTGGACGTGGAAACCGCCGGCAAACGCTCCCGCAACTCCGGGCAGCGCGTCACCGCAAACCTCTGTCAATTCAGGGGACACACCGCAATTGCCCGCCGGTCATCCAACTGTTGACCCGAACAATCCGACGCCTGCGCGACCGCTTACGCCTGAAGAACAGGCGCGGGGCACAACCAGTCCAACGACACCGGTTGGCGGCGTCGAATTGCCTTCGCTTGATCCCTTACCGGCAAGCAGCACGGAAGAACGCGCCGAGAAAAAATATAAAAACATTCAGTTGTTAAAAGGGCTGCCGTCCGAACGTATCAATAAAATTATGTTCGCCTTTAAAGATTCGCTGGGCGTCGAATGTACCTACTGCCACATCCCGGATCATTTTGAAAAAGATGATAAGCCGACCAAACAGACGGCGCGCAAAATGATTGCGCTGGTACGCGAGACGAATGCCAAACTGGGAAGCACAGGCCGCGTCAGTTGCTTCACCTGCCACCGGGGACAAGCAAAACCGGCTGAATAA
- the bcp gene encoding thioredoxin-dependent thiol peroxidase, whose product MIPEVGDQAPAFKLTNAEGKSVKLSDFKGKRLVLYFYPKDDTPGCTKEACGFQQDLQPIEAKNTVVIGVSADSEASHQKFAGKYGLTFPLLADTNHEVAEAYGVWQEKNNYGKKYWGIKRTTFIIDEKGKIAHVFKKVDTANHSRDVLAVLDKL is encoded by the coding sequence ATGATACCCGAAGTCGGAGACCAAGCGCCTGCTTTCAAGCTGACCAATGCGGAAGGCAAATCTGTCAAACTGAGCGATTTTAAGGGCAAACGCCTCGTCCTCTATTTTTACCCGAAAGATGATACGCCGGGCTGCACCAAAGAAGCCTGCGGATTTCAACAAGACCTGCAACCCATCGAAGCTAAAAACACCGTGGTCATCGGCGTATCTGCCGATAGTGAAGCATCGCATCAAAAGTTTGCCGGAAAATATGGGCTGACTTTTCCACTACTTGCCGACACCAATCACGAAGTCGCCGAAGCCTACGGCGTCTGGCAGGAAAAAAATAATTACGGCAAAAAATACTGGGGCATTAAACGCACGACCTTCATCATTGATGAAAAAGGCAAAATCGCTCACGTCTTTAAAAAAGTCGATACCGCTAATCACAGCCGCGATGTGCTTGCGGTTCTCGATAAGCTTTAA
- a CDS encoding serpin family protein, translated as MFFKQTQFMKLIAVFFLVSFSTGWLLPAGSTVEHHRYPHSKNHHAEQKTMNLDPKFMTANRQFGFKLYAELAKHSANKNIFVSPASILFALAMAYNGAEGETAEAMRKAMQLQNFKLEDLNAANQALKKMLETADPKVQMQIANSLWVKQGAHFNPTFATANQTFYNAEARELDFLSPAAAATINRWVNDNTRGKIDKIVDQIDRDIILFLINAIYFKGQWTKTFDPKNTREENFTLGSGQQKRVPMMTQSGSFEYFENDKFQAITLPYSNRLFEMVIFLPRANTSLADFHKSLTAENWQSWTTQFRAKEGSISLPRFKSAYEVELKAALGALGMGQAFTDTANFSKMFQPPQSVAISQVKHKAVVEVNEEGTEAAAVTSITMRTTSLGPPPFRMVVDHPFFFAIREKQSGAILFMGSIVEPK; from the coding sequence ATGTTTTTTAAACAAACGCAATTCATGAAATTAATCGCCGTGTTTTTTCTGGTGAGTTTTTCAACCGGGTGGCTGTTGCCCGCAGGTTCAACAGTTGAACATCACCGTTACCCTCATTCAAAAAATCACCATGCGGAGCAAAAAACAATGAACCTTGACCCGAAATTTATGACCGCCAATCGTCAATTCGGATTTAAACTTTATGCGGAACTGGCGAAACATTCCGCCAATAAAAATATTTTCGTATCACCTGCCAGCATTTTATTTGCGCTTGCGATGGCTTATAACGGCGCAGAAGGTGAAACCGCCGAAGCGATGCGCAAGGCAATGCAACTTCAAAATTTCAAACTCGAAGACCTCAATGCCGCCAATCAGGCGCTGAAAAAAATGCTCGAAACCGCCGACCCCAAAGTGCAAATGCAAATTGCCAATTCGTTGTGGGTAAAACAGGGCGCACATTTCAATCCGACGTTTGCCACCGCCAATCAGACATTCTACAACGCCGAAGCTCGCGAGCTTGATTTTCTAAGCCCTGCGGCTGCTGCAACCATCAATCGTTGGGTCAATGACAACACTCGTGGAAAGATAGATAAAATCGTTGACCAGATTGACCGCGACATCATTCTATTTTTAATCAATGCCATCTATTTCAAAGGGCAATGGACGAAAACTTTCGACCCGAAAAATACCCGTGAAGAAAATTTCACGCTCGGTAGCGGTCAACAAAAACGTGTGCCGATGATGACGCAATCGGGAAGCTTTGAATATTTTGAAAACGATAAATTTCAAGCCATCACTTTGCCTTACAGCAACCGCCTTTTTGAGATGGTGATTTTTTTACCGCGCGCGAACACTTCGCTTGCCGATTTTCACAAATCGCTCACCGCAGAAAACTGGCAGAGTTGGACAACCCAATTTCGCGCTAAAGAAGGCAGCATCAGTTTGCCGCGGTTTAAAAGCGCTTATGAAGTCGAATTGAAGGCGGCGCTTGGGGCTTTAGGCATGGGACAGGCGTTTACTGATACCGCCAATTTCTCGAAGATGTTTCAGCCGCCGCAATCGGTCGCCATCTCGCAGGTGAAACATAAAGCTGTGGTCGAAGTGAATGAAGAAGGCACCGAAGCCGCTGCGGTTACGTCAATCACCATGCGGACGACGAGTCTTGGCCCGCCGCCATTTAGAATGGTGGTTGACCATCCGTTTTTCTTCGCCATTCGCGAAAAACAGAGTGGGGCAATTTTATTTATGGGGTCAATCGTTGAGCCGAAATAG
- a CDS encoding amidohydrolase family protein: MKKLFRVRFLSLILLISLSIVYLASAPLGAQQAQPVIAIVGATIVDGTGAAPYQATVIVQGERILLIGKEATIPTGARVIQANGQTLIPGIFDLHTHLSSATGGGVAADWQKHLKAYLYCGVTSVVDFGTYPETFEPMRRLIRTGAVIAPRISLAARFSTPAGHGVEGGRGDFFTQEVTTPTEARAGVKKVLAYKPDVIKVFTDGWRYGTGADMTSMNEETLAAIVDEAHKNGIEVLTHTVTLEKAKIAARAGVDVIAHGAGNVEVDEELIQLMNKNGTSYASTLAVYEPRPRYTSSPLLDTVLEPAVKAAIQPTPTTQQPGESGRTAAAQAKRWKYLTGNIALLNKGGVNITDGTDSGITGTHHGWATLREMKLLAQSGLTPLEAITAATGNSAKAIKVDGERGTIEAGKLADLVLIEGEPHKNIEDIEKVKRVFLGGREINRTELAAQIASPNLSPVKSVKAPELLDDFERADGRSQIDTLWINNTDSGHDHSKVMFGKTLRDANNHAFTALSEMSPVQRPYIRLILPLSRGGIEPVDATAFRGIRFDVRGSGNYQLIIPTRGVRNFAYYNAPFTASARWSTVNIDFSTLKQESKNPTAWTGQDLLMLMFEVTRKSGEFAWIELDNLRFYQ, from the coding sequence ATGAAAAAATTATTCCGTGTGCGATTTTTATCTCTGATTCTTCTGATTTCGCTTTCCATCGTTTATCTCGCCTCCGCGCCGCTTGGCGCGCAACAAGCCCAACCGGTCATCGCGATTGTCGGCGCAACCATCGTTGACGGAACCGGTGCCGCGCCATATCAGGCAACCGTCATCGTTCAAGGTGAACGCATTTTATTAATCGGTAAAGAGGCGACCATTCCAACAGGCGCTCGCGTCATTCAAGCCAATGGGCAGACCTTGATTCCCGGCATTTTCGATTTGCACACGCACCTTTCATCAGCCACCGGCGGCGGGGTGGCTGCCGATTGGCAAAAACACCTGAAAGCCTATCTCTATTGCGGCGTCACTTCAGTCGTTGATTTTGGCACTTATCCTGAGACCTTCGAGCCGATGCGCCGTCTCATCCGCACAGGCGCGGTTATCGCTCCGCGCATTTCACTCGCCGCCAGATTTTCAACGCCCGCAGGTCATGGTGTTGAGGGCGGACGCGGCGATTTCTTCACCCAGGAGGTCACCACTCCGACCGAAGCTCGCGCCGGAGTGAAAAAAGTTCTCGCTTATAAACCCGATGTGATTAAAGTGTTCACGGATGGCTGGCGATACGGCACCGGCGCGGATATGACCAGCATGAATGAAGAGACGCTTGCCGCCATTGTTGATGAAGCCCACAAAAACGGCATCGAAGTGCTCACCCACACCGTCACTTTAGAGAAAGCCAAAATTGCCGCGCGCGCAGGCGTCGATGTCATCGCGCACGGCGCAGGTAACGTCGAGGTTGATGAAGAGTTGATTCAACTCATGAATAAAAATGGCACAAGTTATGCCTCGACGCTTGCGGTTTACGAACCGCGTCCGCGCTACACTTCGTCACCGCTGCTTGATACGGTGCTTGAACCCGCTGTCAAAGCAGCTATTCAACCCACGCCCACCACCCAACAACCCGGTGAATCCGGTCGCACCGCTGCCGCACAGGCAAAACGCTGGAAATATTTGACCGGCAATATTGCGCTGCTCAACAAAGGTGGCGTCAATATTACTGACGGAACCGATTCGGGAATTACCGGAACCCATCATGGGTGGGCAACACTGAGAGAAATGAAATTGCTGGCGCAAAGCGGACTCACGCCGCTTGAAGCCATCACTGCCGCGACCGGCAACAGCGCCAAAGCCATTAAAGTTGACGGTGAACGCGGCACCATCGAAGCCGGTAAACTTGCAGACCTCGTGTTAATCGAAGGCGAGCCGCATAAAAACATCGAAGACATTGAAAAGGTTAAACGGGTTTTTCTCGGCGGTCGTGAAATCAACCGCACAGAACTTGCCGCGCAAATTGCTTCACCGAATCTTTCGCCGGTGAAGTCAGTAAAAGCGCCGGAATTGCTTGATGATTTCGAGCGCGCCGATGGGCGCAGCCAAATCGATACGCTTTGGATTAATAACACAGACAGCGGTCACGACCATTCAAAAGTGATGTTTGGCAAAACTTTGCGCGACGCCAATAATCACGCCTTCACCGCGCTTTCGGAAATGTCGCCGGTGCAACGCCCCTATATTCGTTTAATTTTGCCGCTCAGTCGCGGCGGTATCGAACCCGTCGATGCGACGGCGTTTCGCGGGATTCGCTTTGATGTGCGCGGTTCGGGAAATTATCAGTTAATTATTCCGACGCGCGGGGTGCGCAACTTCGCTTATTACAATGCGCCGTTTACTGCATCGGCGCGTTGGTCAACCGTGAACATTGATTTTTCAACGCTAAAACAGGAAAGCAAAAACCCAACCGCCTGGACAGGGCAGGATTTATTGATGTTGATGTTTGAAGTAACCCGCAAATCGGGCGAATTCGCCTGGATTGAACTCGATAATCTGCGCTTTTATCAATAA
- the lysA gene encoding diaminopimelate decarboxylase → MSQHTESWQREGYLETHNHHLTVDGVDAIELVEKFGSPLYVFSEKRIAQNVRHLRCAIEAVHPRIKLCYASKANSNMAILRTVLNAGGDIEVNSGGELHKAKLAGFKPDQIIFNGVSKTDAEIRDAIDYGILSINVDSLYELDQVARVARTLNKKANVTIRLVPEIATRSHAALQTGLLSSKFGITPAQVETAFHHALEMTDAINLVGVHIHVGSQTPDAEPYALAFGEMWDILVDLHKKYNHKLSHINIGGGLPINYLPDPTHAETIGENERAMLSARLDPESVFRAAINEAVKHDEVGLLKDLTIVLEPGRKIIGDTGLVLTRICNIKERPEIGDTWLLTDAGYSLMLSMGMYKWYYHLISASHADEAHAREFKVAGPLCDSGDVYFDIEKGTRLPAYRRLPESTTVGDVLALLNTGAYALDQSSQYNGRPRPAVVLIRQNGEATIARRREVYEDLYAYDVWE, encoded by the coding sequence ATGTCTCAACACACTGAGTCCTGGCAACGCGAAGGCTATCTGGAAACTCACAACCATCATTTAACCGTTGATGGCGTTGATGCCATCGAACTGGTCGAAAAATTTGGGTCGCCGCTTTATGTCTTTTCTGAAAAACGCATTGCCCAAAATGTTCGCCATTTGCGCTGCGCCATCGAAGCCGTCCACCCGCGCATTAAACTCTGTTACGCTTCAAAAGCCAATTCCAATATGGCAATCCTCCGAACCGTTTTAAATGCCGGTGGCGATATCGAAGTCAATTCCGGCGGTGAATTGCACAAAGCTAAACTCGCGGGTTTTAAACCCGACCAGATTATTTTCAACGGCGTTTCCAAAACCGATGCCGAGATTCGCGACGCCATTGATTACGGCATTCTTTCAATCAATGTCGATTCGCTTTATGAACTCGACCAGGTCGCCCGCGTGGCGCGCACCTTGAATAAAAAAGCTAACGTGACAATTCGCTTGGTGCCGGAAATCGCCACGCGCTCACACGCGGCTTTGCAAACCGGATTGCTCTCTTCAAAATTCGGCATTACCCCCGCGCAGGTTGAAACCGCTTTTCATCACGCGCTGGAAATGACCGACGCCATCAATCTGGTCGGCGTTCACATACACGTCGGTTCGCAAACCCCTGACGCCGAACCTTACGCGCTGGCGTTTGGCGAAATGTGGGACATTCTGGTTGACCTGCACAAAAAATATAATCACAAACTATCGCACATCAACATTGGCGGCGGTTTGCCGATTAACTATTTGCCTGACCCGACACACGCCGAAACCATAGGGGAAAACGAACGCGCCATGCTATCAGCGCGACTCGACCCCGAATCGGTTTTTCGCGCCGCCATCAACGAAGCGGTTAAACACGATGAGGTCGGATTACTGAAAGATTTAACCATCGTTCTCGAACCCGGAAGAAAAATCATCGGCGATACCGGACTGGTCTTAACCCGCATCTGCAATATCAAAGAGCGACCGGAAATCGGCGATACCTGGTTGCTTACGGATGCCGGCTATTCATTGATGCTTTCGATGGGCATGTATAAATGGTACTACCACCTGATTTCCGCATCACATGCCGATGAAGCGCACGCCAGAGAATTCAAAGTCGCCGGACCGCTTTGCGATTCCGGCGATGTCTATTTCGATATTGAAAAAGGCACGCGCTTGCCTGCGTACCGACGGCTTCCCGAAAGCACCACGGTCGGCGATGTGCTGGCGCTGCTGAACACCGGCGCGTATGCGCTTGATCAATCGTCGCAATATAACGGTCGCCCGCGCCCCGCAGTGGTTTTAATTCGCCAGAACGGTGAAGCCACCATCGCGCGTCGCCGCGAAGTTTACGAAGATTTGTATGCTTACGATGTTTGGGAGTGA